From Candidatus Binatia bacterium:
CCGCGAATGCACGCTGCCGCTCACCGGAAAGCGCGTCGTGCAGCGCATCATCACCGACATGGGCACGATGGACGTGGGGCCCGACGGTTTGATTCTGCGCGAGCTCGCGCCGGGCGTGAGCGTTGAAGAGATCCGGGCTGCGACGGAGCCGCCGCTGCACGTGCCGGTCGAGCCGATGGTCATGGATATCCCCGCCTCCTCGTAAAGGACCTCAAGGCGGCGCGGCAAAAGCTCTCGGCCCTTTTCTTTCTTGGAGGACCATCGGATGACCAAACGCTTTACTTTCCGTCACGCCGCGCTGGCTCTCGCCGTCGCGCTCTTCTGCGCGTTCGTGGGCGCGGGCGTAGCGTATGCCGCTTCGAGCCCTGCGCCGATGAAATCGGCGGCCCCCGCGGAGCAATCGCAGCCGCAGATGCAGTCGGCGCTCAACTATCTACATCAGGCGCTGCAGGCGCTCAACTCGGCGAAGCCCGATAAGGGCGGCCATCGCAATCAGGCGATCAACGCAGTTCAGGAAGCGATCAATCAGGTCAAGGCGGGAATGAAGTCGGCTCCGTGATCGCGGAACTGGGTGCGATAGAGTCGTGAGTAGAGGCCGCCGCGCGCGAGGAGAGTCGCGTGGCGGCCTTGCTCTACGATGCGCCCGTCGTCGACGACGAAAATGACGTCGGCGGCGAGCACCGTCGAAAGGCGGTGCGCGATGACGAGGCTCGTGCGTCCGCGCATCGCAACCTCGAGTGCCTTCTGAATCGCGGCCTCGTTCTCGTAGTCGAGCGAGCTCGTCGCCTCGTCGAGAATGAGGATGCGTGGGTCTTTGAGCAGCACGCGGGCGATCGCGAGGCGCTGGCGCTCGCCGCCCGAGAGCTTGTGCCCGCGCTCGCCGACGACGGTTTGATAGCCGGCCGGCAGAGAAGCGATGAAATCGGCGATGTTCGCCGCGCTCGCGGCCGCCTCGAGTTCGGCGTCGGTCGCGTCGGGCTTGCCGTAACGCAGATTGTTCGCAATGGTGTCGTGGAAGAGGTACGTCTCTTGCGTGACGATGCCGATGTTGCGTCGCAGCGAATCGAGCGTGACGGCGCGGAGATCGTGGCCGTCTATTGAGACGCGCCCGCTCTGCGGATCGTAAAAGCGCGGAACGAGGGCGGTGATCGTCGTCTTGCCCGCGCCCGACGGTCCGACGAACGCGGCGACTTCGCCGGGCCGGACGTGAAACGAGACGCCCTTGAGCACTTCGCGAGCGCCTTCGTAGGAGAAGGCGACGTTCTCGAAGCGGATCTCGCCGTTGACGGCCGGTAACGCGACGGCGCCGGGCGGATCGTACTCTTCGGGCTTCATATCGAGGTAGTCGAAGATGCGCTCGAAGACCGCGAGCGCGCTGACGATCTGCACTTGAATGCCGGCGAGCGCGGCGGCCGGGCCGTAGAGCCGGCCCTGAATGAAGGAGACGAATGCGACGATGACGCCGACCTTCAGGCTTCCCGAGATTGCGAGCCAGCCGCCGCCGAACCAGACCAGCGCGGGCCCGACCACGACCATCGCCATCACCGACGCGATGAACCAGCGGCCGACCATCGCCAGATCTATCTCCAGTTGCATCAGTCGCGTTCCGACGTCGTAGAAGCGCGAACGCTCGTAGGCTTCGCGCGCGAACGATTTGATCAGCGTGATGCCCGAGATCGAGAGCGTCTCCTGCGTGATGGATTCGATCTCGTCGCGCTTCTCGCGCGTCTGCTTGCGGATCTGATACATGCGCCGCCCAACCGGCCCGAGCGGGAAGACCATGAGCGGAACGATCGCGATCGAGATCAACGCGAGGCGCCAGTTCCAGAAGAACATTGCGACCAACGTCGTAACGATTAGCACGACGTTCGTCACGATAGACGTCAGCGTTCCAGTAACGACATTGTCGACGTTGTCTACGTCGTTGCTGACGCGATTCATGATCTCGCCGGTCTTCGTGCCGGTGAAGAAGTGGAGCGGCATCCGGTGGAGATGGGCGACGAGACTCGTCCGGATGTCGCGCATGATCCCTTCGCCGACGACCGAGTTGAGAAATCCCTGAAGCACGCCGATCGCTGCAGAGATCAGCGCCGACGCCAGAATGATTCCGACGTCGGCCGCCAACTCGCCGAGGTTACGGTGCGGGATCGTCTCGTCGATGATGTGCGCGACGACGAAGCCCGGCACGAGCCCGAGCGCGGAGACGACGACGATGCACGCCAGCACCGTCGCTTGTTGCCACCAATAAGGAGCGAAGAGCGCGCCCAACCGTTTCCAGTCGACGCGCCGGCTCACTTTCGGCTTCTCGGGCTGATAGATGTTCGACCACATCAGCCCGTGGCCGGCCATCATCGCTTAGTGCGGAACCGTGCTCTGATGGAGCGTGACTTTGTTCCCCTCCGCGTCCTGAAGCGACGTCAGCTTGCAGACCGGGGTCGTGTAGACGTCTTCGACCTCGACGCCCTTGCCGCGCAGATCCGCCACCGACGCATCGATGTCGTCCACTTCGAAGACGATGCCCGACGCGCTGCCCGGCGCCCGGTCGATCCACTCGTGCGCCATCACGCTGAAGTAACCGTCGCCGACTTTCGCCTCGTTGTATTTCTCGACGCCGTCCTCTTCATACGCGCCTGCGAACTTGAGACCGAGCTTATCCTCGTACCATTTGCGCAGTGCGGCGACGTCCTTCGCCGTGTACGCCGTAAAAGCAATCTCTTTGATCACGAGCCTCTCCTACTCTGAAAATATGTGGGTCTGGGTCCTTCGCTAAACCCCGCCCAGCCACCCCAGGTTGCCCCGTTCACCACCGCGTCTCCCGCACCGCACACCACACACGTTGTCACCCTGAGCGGAGTCGAAGGGCCGCGCTGTCACCCTGAGCGTAGTCGAAGGGCCGCGCTGTCACCCTGAGCGTAGTCGAAGGGCCACCGCGTGTCACCCTGAGCGTAGTCGAAGGGCGTCGCTGTCACCCTGAGCGTAGTCGAAGGGCGTCGCCCGCGCCGCACACCGTGTCACCCTGAGCGTAGTCGAAGGGCCACCGTGTGTCACCCTGAGCGTAGTCGAAGGGCTGAGCGTAGTCGAAGGGCGTCTCCGCGCGCTATTTTCCGTTATGGAGCGTGGCCAGCTCCTTAAAGAGCTTCTTTTCCTTATCGCTGAGGTTTTCGGGAAGGCGGCCGATCAGGCGGACGTATTCGTCCCCGCTGCCCTTGCCCTTCACGTGCGGCATGCCGCGGCCCGAGAGGCGAAGCAGCCGATTGTTCTGCGTGCCGGCGGGGATCGTCATTTCCACTTGGCCGCTGAGCGTCGGCACGTTGACCTCGCCGCCGAGAATGAGGTCGTAGATGCTGACCGGCAAATCCACGTAAAGATCGTCGCCTTTGCGGCGATACGTCGGGTCTTCGTGCACCTGCACGACGAGATGGAGATCGCCGTTCGGCCCGCCGTTGACGCCGGCGCCGCCCTGGCCGGCGAGACGGATGCGCTGTCCGTCGCCGATGCCTTTCGGAATCGAGACTTCGAATCGTTTGTTCAGCAGCACGCGCCCGGTGCCATGACACTTCGGGCAGAGACGCCCGCGCTCGGTGCCGGTGCCGTGGCAGTGGGGGCAAAGGTCTTCGATCTGCAGCGAGACGCTCTTCGTTCCGCCGTCGTAGACGTCGCGAAGGTCGAGCTCGATCGTCGTCTCGAGATCCTGACCGCGCCGTGCGATGCCGGGGCCTTGCGCGGTCTGCCGGCGCCCGACCCCGGAGAAGAAGACGTCGAAGAAATCGGAGAAGCCGCTCGGCGCTCCCTGCCCGCCGAAATCGAACTCGAACTCCTGCCCGTCGTGCGAGCGGTAGCGGCGCTGCTGCTCTGCTTGATGCGCGGCCTGCTGCCAGTTCGGACCGAGAACGTCATACTTCTTGCGCTTCTCGGGGTCGCCGAGAACCTCGTAGGCCTCGGAGATCTCTTTGAACTTCTCCTCGGCCTCTTTCGGGCTTTTCAGATTGGCGTCGGGGTGCCACTTGCGCGCGAGTTTGCGGTACGCCGACTTGATGTCTTTTTCGGCCGCGTTCTTTGGAACGCCGAGAATCGAATAGTAGTCTTTAAAGTTCATCGTCGGGACGTTTGGCGACGATGACCTTCGCCGGCCGGAGCAGATCGTCGCCGAGCGTGTAGCCCTTTTCGGTTACCGCGACGACCGTATCTTCGGCGACGCCGTCTTCCTGCTGCGTTCCGACCGCTTCGGCGACGCGCGGGTCGAACGGTTCGCCGCGCACCTCGATCGCCCGCACGCCTTCGCCCGCGAGCACGGCTTCGAAGCCGCGCAGCGTCTGTTCGACGCCGCCGCGCAGCGTATCGCCGCTGGCGTTCGATTCAACCGCGCGCTGGAGGTTGTCGAGCACCGGCAACAGTCGCTCGAGCAGCATCCGGCGGCGCGACGAAACGATGGAATCCATGTCGCGCTGGATTCGCTTCTTGTAGTTGTCGAAGTCCGCGACGGCGAGCAAGAACTTCTCGTAGTTCTCATCGGCGCGCGCGGCGGCCGCGGCGAGACGCTCCTCGAGCGAGGGCGTCGCCGCAGCCGTATCGTCAATCGTGGCCTCTCCGGCCTCGGTCCTCAGGACCGATGGATCGTCGGACATGGGGCTCGTCACCGTTCCGAGCCGCTATTGCGCTTCTTTGAATTCGGCGTCGATGACGTCTTCGGAAGCAGCGCCCGGAGCCGCACCGTTGCCGCTCGTCGTGCCGTCGCCCGGCGGGGGCTGTTCGGCCTGCGGACCGGCGGCCTTATAGAGCAGCTCCGCCATCTTGTAGCTCGCCTGCTGAAGGGCTTCGATCGCCGGTTTGATCTCGGCGACGGTCCCGTTCTCGCTGACGCGCTTGAGCTCGGAGAGCGCGTGCTCGACCTCCGCTCGGGCGCCGGCGTCGAGTTTGTCGCCGACTTCCTTGAGCGATTTCTCGGTTGAGTAGGTCAGGCTCGATGCGTTGTTGCGCACCTCGGCCTCTTCACGCTTCGCCTTGTCGGCTTCGGACTGCAGCTCCGCGTCGCGCACCATGCGCTCGACTTCGTCCTTGTTGAGGTTCGTCGAAGCGGTGATCGTGATCGCTTGCTCCTTGCCCGTGCCGAGATCCTTGGCGCTGACGTTGACGATGCCATTCGCGTCGATGTTGAAGGTCACTTCGATCTGCGGCACGCCGCGCGGCGCCGCCGGAATCCCTTCCAGCCGGAAGCGTCCGAGAGTCTTGTTGTCGCCGGCCATCTGGCGCTCGCCTTGAAGGACGTGGATGTCTACCGAGGTCTGACCGTCTTCGGCGGTCGTGAAGATCTGCGACTTTTTCGTCGGGATCGTCGTATTGCGCTCGATCAACTTCGTCATGACGCCACCGAGCGTCTCGAGCCCGAGCGAGAGCGGGGTCACGTCGAGGAGCACGACGTCGCGGACCTCACCCGAGAGCACGCCGGCCTGGATCGCCGCACCGACCGCGACGACTTCGTCGGGGTTGACGGTGAAGTTCG
This genomic window contains:
- a CDS encoding succinyl-CoA--3-ketoacid-CoA transferase → RECTLPLTGKRVVQRIITDMGTMDVGPDGLILRELAPGVSVEEIRAATEPPLHVPVEPMVMDIPASS
- a CDS encoding nucleotide exchange factor GrpE, encoding MSDDPSVLRTEAGEATIDDTAAATPSLEERLAAAAARADENYEKFLLAVADFDNYKKRIQRDMDSIVSSRRRMLLERLLPVLDNLQRAVESNASGDTLRGGVEQTLRGFEAVLAGEGVRAIEVRGEPFDPRVAEAVGTQQEDGVAEDTVVAVTEKGYTLGDDLLRPAKVIVAKRPDDEL
- a CDS encoding DnaJ C-terminal domain-containing protein; this encodes MNFKDYYSILGVPKNAAEKDIKSAYRKLARKWHPDANLKSPKEAEEKFKEISEAYEVLGDPEKRKKYDVLGPNWQQAAHQAEQQRRYRSHDGQEFEFDFGGQGAPSGFSDFFDVFFSGVGRRQTAQGPGIARRGQDLETTIELDLRDVYDGGTKSVSLQIEDLCPHCHGTGTERGRLCPKCHGTGRVLLNKRFEVSIPKGIGDGQRIRLAGQGGAGVNGGPNGDLHLVVQVHEDPTYRRKGDDLYVDLPVSIYDLILGGEVNVPTLSGQVEMTIPAGTQNNRLLRLSGRGMPHVKGKGSGDEYVRLIGRLPENLSDKEKKLFKELATLHNGK
- a CDS encoding ABC transporter ATP-binding protein; translated protein: MMAGHGLMWSNIYQPEKPKVSRRVDWKRLGALFAPYWWQQATVLACIVVVSALGLVPGFVVAHIIDETIPHRNLGELAADVGIILASALISAAIGVLQGFLNSVVGEGIMRDIRTSLVAHLHRMPLHFFTGTKTGEIMNRVSNDVDNVDNVVTGTLTSIVTNVVLIVTTLVAMFFWNWRLALISIAIVPLMVFPLGPVGRRMYQIRKQTREKRDEIESITQETLSISGITLIKSFAREAYERSRFYDVGTRLMQLEIDLAMVGRWFIASVMAMVVVGPALVWFGGGWLAISGSLKVGVIVAFVSFIQGRLYGPAAALAGIQVQIVSALAVFERIFDYLDMKPEEYDPPGAVALPAVNGEIRFENVAFSYEGAREVLKGVSFHVRPGEVAAFVGPSGAGKTTITALVPRFYDPQSGRVSIDGHDLRAVTLDSLRRNIGIVTQETYLFHDTIANNLRYGKPDATDAELEAAASAANIADFIASLPAGYQTVVGERGHKLSGGERQRLAIARVLLKDPRILILDEATSSLDYENEAAIQKALEVAMRGRTSLVIAHRLSTVLAADVIFVVDDGRIVEQGRHATLLARGGLYSRLYRTQFRDHGADFIPALT
- a CDS encoding VOC family protein; the protein is MIKEIAFTAYTAKDVAALRKWYEDKLGLKFAGAYEEDGVEKYNEAKVGDGYFSVMAHEWIDRAPGSASGIVFEVDDIDASVADLRGKGVEVEDVYTTPVCKLTSLQDAEGNKVTLHQSTVPH